A region of the Haemophilus parainfluenzae genome:
GTAACAGTAATGACGATATTTTAGGGGAAAAAGAGAGCAATAGGGCAGATGACAATCCGAAAATAAACCCCAATAATAACCCTAAGCCAATTTCAATTAAGGTGATTTGTGTATGTTGCCAAAGTAGTTCTGAATGAGAAGTTAATTGCAGCCATACAGCTTGTGGAGAAGGAAATATGTAATGGGGAAAATCACCGAGTACGTCAATAAGTTGCCAAAGACACAGCAATATAATTCCAATAAAGAGCGGTTTAAGAAGGCTAAGTTTCATCTTTTCCCCTCTAATAACTCGTTCAATAATTGCTGTTGGAGCGTCCACAAATTGTTTTGGTTTAGATCTCGTGGTGCTTTACCTTCAGGTTTTATGACATCAGATAATGCGGGTTGATTAGGCTGCGGTGAACGTAATACAAAAATACGCTGGCTTAAGCGCAATGCTTCTTGAGGATCATGGGTAACTAATAATACCGATTTATTTTTTAGTAGTTCATAGGCCAAGTTTTGTAATTGATAACGACTAATCGCATCAAGGGCAGAGAAAGGTTCATCAAGTAAAACTAAATCAGCGTTTTGCATTAATACTCGAGCGAGAGCCACTCTTTGTTTTTGCCCTCCAGATAATTGAGCACAGTTTTTATGCAGATGCTCTGACATACCCACTTGTTCAAGTAGTGCTTTTGCTTGAAGAGTTGTTTTTGCAGATTTATTCCCAAATAGTACGTTTTCTAATTGGACGTTATCAACAATTGAAAGCCATGGATAAAGGGTATCTTTTTGTGGTAGCCATGCCACTCGAATATTAGGATGAAAGATGATATTGCCTTGGATTTTCCCTTGAGTATCAAGCCCTGCAATGAATCTTAAAAGTGTTGATTTACCTACACCAGAGCAGCCAAGTAAACTGACCCATTCACTCGGTAAAAGGGTTAAATCAAGGTGTTCAAATAGTACTTGCTCTCCAAAAGCAAGACTAAGATCCTGAATATGCACCATAGCATTAACCTAAGGATTAACGACTAAAGGCAACGACAAAAAAGGAATGAAAATAGGTATGAAGAATGAGAAAGTATTTTGGCATATTAGTTTCCTACGTCAGTGCTAACTGTTTCAGGTTCACGGGTATCATCTCAGCCACCTTGTGGCACCCCGACTAAAATTTGAAAGAATTTTATATCGCAATTAAGAATAAAACAATAGGAAATAACATTAACTTTAGTTTAGTTTTTTTGTTTAGTCCTCGAGAGTCAATTTAAGCAATGAAAATAATAAGTTAAATTATAGACTCACTTTTCAAGTGTTATCTTCAACGTTCTAGAAATTACACCTTATCTTGTAAAGTAAGACAACAAAAGTATTTATAATAAAAAAACTAGATTCTCTATAAGCATATAATATATTATTAACCTTTCAATTTGCTTTCCCATAAGTTGCCAGATCATAAAAAATTCTGTCATCATGAATATCCCTTGAATTCAAAGTTCTTCAAAGGTTTTAGTGTTTCAAGTGATAATATTTTTTCTGCAGAAAAGTTATACCATCATCAATCTTGGGCGTACTTTTCTCATCATAAAGGAGAAACTATGTTAAGTTATCGCCACAGTTTTCATGCCGGCAACCATGCCGATGTACTAAAACACATTGTGTTAATGCTAATACTAGAAAATCTTTCGCTGAAAGAAAAAGGCTTCTACTATCTCGACACCCATTCTGGGGTCGGTCGCTATCGTTTAAGTTCTAACGAATCAGAAAAAACGGGCGAATATAAAGAAGGAATAGGCAGACTTTGGGAAAGAACAGATTTACCCGAAGAAATTGCTCGCTATGTGGAAATTATTAAGAAGCTCAATTATGGTGGCAAAGAATTACGCTATTATGCTGGGTCACCAATGATTGCCGCCCAATTATTGCGTTCGCAAGATCGCGCTTTGCTCACAGAGTTACATCCGAGCGATTTT
Encoded here:
- a CDS encoding ABC transporter ATP-binding protein — its product is MVHIQDLSLAFGEQVLFEHLDLTLLPSEWVSLLGCSGVGKSTLLRFIAGLDTQGKIQGNIIFHPNIRVAWLPQKDTLYPWLSIVDNVQLENVLFGNKSAKTTLQAKALLEQVGMSEHLHKNCAQLSGGQKQRVALARVLMQNADLVLLDEPFSALDAISRYQLQNLAYELLKNKSVLLVTHDPQEALRLSQRIFVLRSPQPNQPALSDVIKPEGKAPRDLNQNNLWTLQQQLLNELLEGKR